Proteins encoded in a region of the Hemiscyllium ocellatum isolate sHemOce1 chromosome 10, sHemOce1.pat.X.cur, whole genome shotgun sequence genome:
- the gemin6 gene encoding gem-associated protein 6, producing the protein MNEWITQKPLEWEKYLNKEVKVTADEKNTYQGWVFTVDPVSGSIVLVNFVDTGKVSVVTIMGHAVQTVELMSEGENITKEKLSALFMPVAARIYSNEELEQRKSSLKSWLEKNRIPVTEQGDQNKLLCVAGVLTVSPPYNPEDCNSSNEIILSRVQSLIKCNPNADQKTD; encoded by the exons ATGAATGAATGGATTACACAAAAACCTTTGGAATGGGAAAAATATCTGAACAAAGAAGTAAAAGTCACTGCAGATGAAAAAAATACATACCAAGGTTGGGTCTTTACTGTTGACCCTGTATCAGGAAG caTTGTTCTGGTCAACTTCGTGGATACAGGGAAGGTATCTGTTGTGACTATTATGGGCCATGCAGTTCAGACAGTGGAACTGATGAGTGAAGGAGAAAACATCACAAAGGAGAAGCTATCTGCCTTATTTATGCCTGTGGCTGCCAGGATTTATAGCAACGAGGAGCTTGAACAAAGAAAGTCTAGCCTTAAATCTTGGCTCGAAAAGAATCGGATTCCTGTTACAGAGCAGGGGGACCAAAACAAGTTGCTATGCGTGGCTGGGGTATTGACAGTATCTCCACCATACAATCCAGAAGACTGTAATAGCTCCAATGAAATTATCCTATCCAGAGTTCAAAGCCTCATCAAATGTAACCCAAATGCTGATCAGAAAACTGATTGA